One stretch of Streptomyces peucetius DNA includes these proteins:
- a CDS encoding 2Fe-2S iron-sulfur cluster-binding protein has translation MDATSRPETSGAPTGEGAHHSTVTLHVNGVRHTLTLDNRTTVLDALREHLDLTGPKKGCDHGQCGSCTVIADGRRVNSCLMPAVSHDEAHITTAEGLAPAGELHPVQEAFVARDALQCGYCTPGQVCSAVGMLAEAADGRPSLVTGPRRADGPVELTPEEISERMSGNLCRCGAYTNIVSAIEDVTL, from the coding sequence GAGACCTCGGGCGCCCCGACCGGCGAGGGCGCCCACCACTCCACGGTCACCCTGCATGTCAACGGAGTCAGGCACACCCTGACACTCGACAACCGCACCACCGTGCTGGACGCCCTGCGCGAGCATCTGGACCTGACGGGCCCGAAGAAGGGCTGCGACCACGGCCAGTGCGGCTCGTGCACCGTGATCGCCGACGGCCGGCGGGTCAACAGCTGTCTGATGCCGGCCGTGTCCCACGACGAGGCGCACATCACCACGGCCGAGGGACTCGCGCCCGCGGGCGAACTCCATCCCGTGCAGGAGGCGTTCGTCGCCAGGGACGCGCTCCAGTGCGGCTACTGCACCCCCGGTCAGGTCTGCTCGGCGGTCGGGATGCTGGCAGAGGCCGCCGACGGCCGGCCCTCGCTGGTGACCGGCCCGCGGAGGGCCGACGGGCCCGTGGAACTGACGCCTGAAGAGATCAGTGAGCGCATGAGCGGCAATCTGTGCCGCTGCGGCGCGTACACCAACATCGTGTCGGCCATCGAGGACGTGACCCTGTGA
- a CDS encoding SpoIIE family protein phosphatase — MRRPAAGEHAGRVTWYGKGGPGPPAEHASHPAGTDRHDPQTDELAMVLAQAEVSAVEAVGGFAGGLYLRSRSPQQLRLAVIAGLPLNLFRHWWTMHVNRPFPHSDVYRSGQPVYLGDAEEAMRRYPQLMAGLPFPFGSLYVPVTHERECFGVLAVLRPATPGTPVSDADRRRIHQVGTRLGATLAEMAPHRPRIEWDAEPLAVTLQSLTSPPLRIGAFDWDLEAGTVTGDDGWRAILGVRPEDLPLTAEAVAARMEPEDAYGLWALGRRSAESDQPVTRRMRLQGADGRPHLLELNGRRHREPDGTGATHLGGYLIDLGAGPVVAESADRLPFGVCSLDRLGRITYMNDSAEHLLGRQRTDLIGRVLWEAVDLFGPAHEDHYRAALLSPDPVHFLVRHTDEWLSVALHPGIDGLTVTLTRGEQPAYVPSSMVRPGGGIGSPADRAVALYRPVALAIALTEAVTARQVSAVVTEELLPAFGGRQLAIYLLSNRHLHLAWETGFPKGFLNRFDGVGLDAKLPGVETLTSGRPLFFESMQHLAGAYPGIPLDAHVGARAFLPLIASGRPVGSCILGFDQPRGFSPEERTVLTALAGLIAQALERAQRYDTEAALARGLQDALLPHRLPVVERLDTVGRYLAGTQGMDVGGDWYDVIDTGGIPALIIGDVQGHGVQAAATMGQLRSAVRALAVSGHTPVEVMTGTNRLMIDLDPGLFASCCYIVLDPATGRCRAVRAGHLQPLLRHPDGNTEVLDLPGGIVLGVDADAVYPVTELTLEPGAVLALFTDGLVEQPGIDIDLGIERLRRTLSDMGSGPLADTADRLINAARQTADRPDDIALLLAARWSAPA; from the coding sequence ATGCGCCGCCCTGCCGCCGGGGAGCATGCTGGCAGGGTGACCTGGTACGGCAAGGGCGGGCCGGGGCCGCCCGCCGAGCACGCCTCGCATCCCGCGGGCACGGACAGGCACGACCCGCAGACGGACGAGCTCGCCATGGTCCTCGCTCAGGCGGAGGTGAGCGCCGTCGAGGCCGTCGGAGGCTTCGCCGGCGGTCTCTACCTGCGGTCCCGATCGCCGCAGCAGCTGCGGCTCGCCGTGATAGCCGGACTTCCGCTCAACCTGTTCCGCCACTGGTGGACCATGCATGTGAACCGGCCGTTCCCCCACTCGGACGTCTACCGCTCCGGACAGCCGGTGTACCTCGGGGACGCCGAGGAGGCCATGCGCCGCTACCCGCAGCTCATGGCGGGCCTCCCGTTCCCCTTCGGCTCGCTGTACGTGCCGGTAACCCATGAGCGCGAGTGTTTCGGCGTCCTCGCGGTCCTGCGGCCCGCCACCCCCGGCACGCCGGTCTCCGACGCCGACCGCCGGCGTATCCACCAGGTGGGCACCCGGCTCGGTGCCACACTGGCCGAGATGGCGCCGCACCGGCCACGCATCGAGTGGGACGCGGAACCGCTCGCCGTGACCCTGCAGTCCCTCACCTCACCGCCGCTGCGCATCGGCGCGTTCGACTGGGACCTCGAGGCCGGCACCGTGACCGGCGACGACGGCTGGCGCGCCATCCTCGGCGTACGGCCGGAGGACCTCCCCCTCACCGCGGAGGCGGTGGCCGCGCGGATGGAACCGGAGGACGCCTACGGGCTGTGGGCACTCGGCCGGCGGTCCGCCGAGTCGGACCAGCCGGTGACCCGCAGGATGCGGCTCCAGGGAGCCGACGGCCGGCCGCATCTGCTCGAACTCAACGGCCGCCGCCACCGCGAACCCGACGGGACGGGGGCCACGCACCTGGGCGGTTACCTCATCGACCTCGGCGCCGGCCCCGTCGTCGCCGAATCCGCCGACCGGCTTCCCTTCGGCGTCTGCTCGCTCGACCGCCTGGGCCGCATCACCTATATGAACGACAGCGCGGAACACCTCCTCGGCAGGCAGCGGACCGACCTGATCGGACGCGTCCTGTGGGAAGCCGTCGACCTGTTCGGGCCCGCTCACGAGGATCACTACCGGGCCGCGCTGCTGTCCCCCGACCCGGTCCACTTCCTCGTCCGGCACACCGACGAATGGCTCTCGGTCGCCCTCCACCCGGGCATCGACGGGCTGACCGTCACGCTCACCCGCGGAGAGCAGCCCGCCTACGTACCCAGCTCCATGGTCAGGCCCGGAGGCGGTATCGGATCACCGGCGGACCGGGCCGTGGCCCTGTACCGCCCGGTCGCCCTCGCCATCGCGCTGACCGAGGCGGTCACGGCCCGTCAGGTCTCCGCCGTGGTCACCGAAGAGCTGCTGCCCGCCTTCGGAGGCCGCCAGCTCGCGATCTACCTGCTGAGCAACCGTCATCTCCACCTCGCCTGGGAGACCGGGTTTCCGAAGGGGTTCCTCAACCGCTTCGACGGCGTGGGACTCGACGCCAAGCTGCCGGGCGTCGAGACCCTCACCTCCGGCCGGCCCCTCTTCTTCGAGTCGATGCAGCATCTCGCCGGCGCCTACCCCGGCATCCCTCTCGACGCCCACGTCGGGGCCAGGGCGTTTCTGCCGCTGATAGCCTCCGGTCGCCCCGTCGGCTCGTGCATCCTCGGCTTCGACCAGCCCCGTGGCTTCAGCCCGGAGGAGCGGACGGTCCTCACCGCGCTCGCCGGACTCATCGCCCAGGCCCTCGAGCGCGCCCAGCGCTACGACACCGAGGCGGCGCTCGCCCGTGGTCTCCAGGACGCGCTGCTGCCGCACCGGCTGCCCGTGGTGGAGCGGCTCGACACCGTGGGCCGGTACCTCGCGGGCACCCAGGGCATGGACGTCGGCGGCGACTGGTACGACGTCATCGACACCGGCGGAATACCGGCGCTGATCATCGGCGACGTACAGGGACACGGTGTGCAGGCCGCCGCCACCATGGGGCAACTGCGCAGCGCCGTCAGGGCACTCGCCGTCAGCGGGCACACCCCAGTGGAGGTGATGACCGGAACGAACCGGCTGATGATCGACCTCGACCCCGGGCTGTTCGCCAGCTGCTGCTACATCGTGCTCGACCCGGCCACAGGCCGCTGCCGGGCCGTCCGCGCCGGCCACCTCCAGCCCCTGCTGCGGCACCCGGACGGAAACACCGAGGTCCTCGACCTGCCCGGCGGCATCGTCCTGGGTGTCGACGCCGATGCCGTCTATCCGGTGACGGAGCTGACCCTGGAACCCGGCGCGGTGCTCGCCCTCTTCACCGACGGCCTCGTCGAACAGCCCGGGATCGACATCGATCTCGGCATCGAACGGCTGCGCCGCACCCTGTCCGACATGGGCTCCGGCCCGCTGGCGGACACCGCGGACCGGCTGATCAACGCGGCCCGGCAGACCGCCGACCGTCCCGACGACATCGCCCTGCTCCTCGCCGCCCGCTGGTCGGCACCGGCCTGA
- a CDS encoding uracil-DNA glycosylase, with translation MTGHPPAPPPEPASEDFPGRTAPHCTGLDELDAAVSRCCACPRLVAWREQVAGTRRAAFAAWEYWGRPVPGFGPADASLAVVGLAPAAHGGNRTGRMFTGDDSGAVLFAALHAVGLASQPMSTHRGDGLVLHGVRVTAPVHCAPPQNRPTPGERNTCRPWLARELSLLTGLRAVVVLGGFGWQALLPVLDAAGYRLPRPRPVFGHGAHVVLPGAGDRPELHLLGCYHPSRRNVFTRRLTFPMLVDVLGRAAGVSGLGPR, from the coding sequence ATGACCGGCCACCCGCCCGCCCCGCCCCCCGAACCGGCAAGCGAGGACTTCCCCGGCCGGACGGCCCCGCACTGCACCGGCCTCGACGAACTGGACGCGGCCGTCAGCCGGTGCTGTGCCTGCCCCCGGCTGGTGGCGTGGCGGGAACAGGTCGCCGGGACCCGGCGGGCGGCGTTCGCCGCATGGGAGTACTGGGGCAGGCCGGTGCCCGGCTTCGGCCCCGCCGACGCGTCGCTCGCCGTCGTGGGACTCGCCCCCGCCGCGCACGGCGGCAACCGCACCGGCCGCATGTTCACCGGCGACGACTCCGGTGCCGTGCTCTTCGCCGCCCTGCACGCCGTCGGCCTCGCTTCGCAGCCGATGTCCACGCACCGCGGCGACGGCCTCGTCCTGCACGGCGTACGCGTCACCGCGCCCGTCCACTGCGCCCCGCCCCAGAACCGGCCCACGCCCGGCGAGCGGAACACCTGCCGCCCGTGGCTCGCGCGGGAGCTGTCGCTGCTGACAGGTCTGCGCGCCGTCGTCGTCCTCGGCGGCTTCGGCTGGCAGGCGCTGCTGCCCGTCCTGGATGCCGCCGGGTACCGACTGCCCAGGCCGCGCCCGGTGTTCGGGCACGGCGCTCATGTCGTACTGCCCGGCGCCGGCGACCGGCCGGAACTCCACCTGCTGGGGTGCTACCACCCGAGCAGGCGCAACGTGTTCACGCGGCGGCTCACCTTCCCGATGCTCGTCGACGTGCTCGGGCGCGCCGCGGGTGTCAGCGGCCTGGGACCCCGGTAG
- a CDS encoding MurR/RpiR family transcriptional regulator, whose product MPSGQQERAQAAAITPGGPVEEQEPAPAERVLALLGGHRLSPGQRRIAQYIIDHLPEAAFLSITDLAERVGVSQPSVTRFATSLGYSGYPALREALQPIALSAVAGSPESRAEIRRNELQTAVDAEIQNLENLRRVLADTDRVLGVGRELALSVPLTVLGLRISVSLAEYFAYAARRIHPDVRLVTRGGSVAYDALLQSRAAGGTWVLAFAMPRHANETLAALRAARRTGLRVALITDMTLGPLVDEADVTLTAATGSRLVFDSYAAPGVLSAAVLQAMADADPGRTQLRLEGYEQVADQHDFFIDD is encoded by the coding sequence GTGCCATCAGGGCAGCAGGAACGTGCGCAGGCGGCCGCGATCACCCCGGGTGGTCCGGTGGAGGAGCAGGAGCCCGCTCCGGCGGAGCGGGTCCTCGCACTGCTCGGCGGCCACCGGCTCTCCCCCGGTCAGCGGCGCATCGCCCAGTACATCATCGACCATCTGCCGGAGGCCGCGTTCCTGTCCATCACGGACCTCGCGGAACGTGTCGGGGTGAGCCAGCCTTCGGTGACCCGGTTCGCCACGTCGCTGGGCTACAGCGGATACCCGGCGCTGCGGGAGGCGTTGCAGCCGATCGCGCTCAGCGCGGTCGCCGGTTCCCCGGAGAGCCGGGCGGAGATCCGCCGCAACGAACTGCAGACGGCGGTCGACGCCGAGATCCAGAACCTGGAGAACCTGCGGCGGGTTCTCGCGGACACCGACCGGGTGCTCGGCGTGGGGCGAGAGCTGGCGCTCTCGGTGCCCCTGACGGTCCTCGGGCTGCGGATCTCGGTGTCGCTCGCGGAGTACTTCGCCTATGCCGCACGCCGGATCCACCCCGATGTGCGGCTGGTGACCCGCGGCGGCAGCGTGGCCTACGACGCGCTGCTCCAGTCCCGGGCGGCCGGCGGGACGTGGGTGCTGGCCTTCGCGATGCCGCGGCACGCCAACGAGACACTGGCGGCACTGCGGGCGGCCCGCCGCACGGGGCTGCGCGTCGCTCTGATCACCGATATGACGCTCGGGCCGCTGGTCGACGAGGCCGATGTGACGCTGACGGCGGCGACGGGCTCGCGGCTGGTGTTCGACTCGTACGCGGCGCCGGGGGTGCTCTCGGCAGCCGTGCTCCAGGCGATGGCCGACGCGGATCCCGGTCGCACGCAGCTGCGGCTG
- a CDS encoding xanthine dehydrogenase family protein molybdopterin-binding subunit, protein MSRAATTVLGAPVERREGREKVAGHARYAAEHTPSGCAYGWPVPAAVARGRVTALHTAEVLELPGVIEVLSHENAPRLGEPDDPTLRLLQDDRVPHRGWHIALVVADTLENARAAAVALRVDYATEEHDVLLTDRHPGLYTPEEANGGYPAVRERGDFEGAYAAAGVRVDTSYSLTALHNHPMEPHAATAHWHDGRLTVWDSSQGSGSVRDALAQLFGLDRTQVTAVSEHVGGGFGSKGTPRPPVVLAAMAARHTGRPVKVSLPRRQMPAVVGHRAPTLHHVRLGAGADGRITALAHEVVTQTSRVKEFVEQAAVPARVMYVSPNSRTVHRVTSLDVPTPSWMRAPGETPGMYALECAMDELAVATGLDPVELRLRNEPDTEPDSGLPFSSRHLAECFRVGRDLFGWQHRVDAPGVTREGDLLLGTGVAASTYPVYITPSSATAHAGRDGIHRIRVNATDIGTGARTVLAQIAAEALDVPLESVSVEIGSSDLPRAPLAGGSSGTASWGWAVHKAGALLAERLAELGGELPAEGVTVTADTREETSAEPTHARHAFGAVFCEVQVDTVTGEVAVRRMLGVYAAGRILNARTARSQFIGGMTMGIGMALMEGSTMDERFGDYAECDLASYHVPVCADVHSIDARWIEEDDPHLNPMGSKGIGEIGIVGTAAAVANAVRHATGVRLKELPLTPDKVLEALEGPAATGVPGR, encoded by the coding sequence ATGAGCCGGGCGGCCACCACCGTGCTGGGCGCCCCCGTGGAACGGCGGGAGGGCCGGGAGAAGGTGGCCGGCCACGCCCGTTACGCCGCCGAGCACACGCCGTCGGGCTGTGCGTACGGCTGGCCGGTGCCCGCCGCCGTCGCCAGGGGCCGGGTGACGGCCCTCCACACGGCCGAGGTGCTCGAGCTGCCCGGCGTGATCGAGGTGCTCAGCCACGAGAACGCGCCCCGTCTCGGGGAGCCGGACGATCCGACGCTCCGGCTGCTCCAGGACGACCGTGTCCCGCACCGCGGCTGGCACATCGCCCTGGTCGTGGCCGATACCCTCGAGAACGCCCGCGCGGCCGCCGTCGCCCTGCGCGTCGACTACGCGACCGAGGAGCACGACGTACTGCTCACCGACCGGCACCCGGGGCTGTACACGCCAGAGGAGGCCAACGGCGGCTACCCGGCGGTACGCGAACGGGGCGACTTCGAGGGCGCGTACGCGGCGGCCGGGGTCCGCGTCGACACCTCGTACAGCCTCACCGCTCTGCACAACCATCCGATGGAGCCGCACGCCGCCACCGCGCACTGGCACGACGGCCGGCTGACCGTGTGGGACTCCAGTCAGGGCTCGGGTTCCGTCAGGGACGCCCTCGCCCAGCTGTTCGGGCTGGACAGGACGCAGGTCACCGCGGTGTCGGAGCACGTCGGCGGCGGCTTCGGGTCCAAGGGGACGCCGCGGCCGCCGGTGGTGCTGGCGGCGATGGCCGCCCGTCACACCGGGCGCCCCGTCAAGGTGTCGCTGCCGCGGCGTCAGATGCCCGCGGTCGTCGGGCACCGGGCGCCGACGCTGCATCATGTCCGGCTCGGCGCCGGTGCGGACGGACGGATCACGGCGCTCGCCCACGAGGTGGTCACCCAGACGTCACGGGTGAAGGAGTTCGTGGAACAGGCGGCGGTGCCCGCCCGGGTCATGTACGTCTCCCCCAACAGCCGCACCGTGCACCGGGTGACCTCGCTGGACGTGCCGACCCCGTCGTGGATGCGGGCACCGGGCGAGACACCCGGGATGTACGCCCTGGAGTGCGCGATGGACGAACTCGCCGTCGCCACCGGACTGGACCCGGTCGAGCTGCGGCTGCGCAACGAACCGGACACCGAACCCGACTCGGGCCTGCCGTTCAGCAGCAGGCATCTCGCCGAGTGTTTCCGCGTCGGCCGGGACCTCTTCGGCTGGCAGCACCGCGTCGACGCCCCCGGTGTCACCAGGGAGGGTGATCTGCTGCTCGGCACCGGAGTCGCGGCGAGCACCTACCCCGTGTACATCACGCCTTCCTCCGCCACGGCCCACGCGGGCCGCGACGGCATCCACCGGATCCGGGTCAACGCCACCGACATCGGCACCGGGGCGAGGACCGTGCTCGCGCAGATCGCGGCCGAGGCGCTGGACGTGCCCCTGGAGTCCGTGTCCGTCGAGATCGGCAGCTCGGACCTGCCGCGGGCTCCGCTGGCCGGCGGCTCCTCCGGCACGGCGTCGTGGGGCTGGGCGGTCCACAAGGCCGGTGCGCTGCTGGCCGAACGCCTCGCGGAGCTGGGCGGGGAGCTGCCGGCGGAGGGCGTGACCGTCACGGCCGACACCCGGGAGGAGACCTCGGCGGAGCCCACGCACGCCCGGCACGCGTTCGGCGCCGTGTTCTGCGAGGTGCAGGTCGACACCGTGACGGGCGAGGTGGCGGTACGCCGGATGCTCGGCGTGTACGCGGCGGGCCGCATCCTCAACGCCCGTACCGCGCGCTCCCAGTTCATCGGCGGGATGACGATGGGCATCGGGATGGCGCTGATGGAGGGCAGCACGATGGACGAGCGGTTCGGGGACTACGCGGAGTGCGACCTGGCGTCGTACCACGTGCCCGTCTGCGCCGACGTCCACTCGATCGACGCGCGGTGGATCGAGGAGGACGATCCGCACCTCAACCCGATGGGCAGCAAGGGAATCGGCGAGATCGGCATCGTAGGCACCGCCGCGGCCGTGGCCAACGCGGTGCGTCATGCGACGGGCGTCCGGCTGAAGGAACTGCCGCTCACCCCCGACAAGGTGCTGGAGGCGCTCGAGGGACCGGCGGCTACCGGGGTCCCAGGCCGCTGA
- a CDS encoding FAD binding domain-containing protein, whose product MKPFAYVRPGTAAEAVAAFAAHTGAQYLAGGTNLVDLMKLGVATPDVLIDVSRLPLDTVEGVPGGGLLIGAAVRNSDLAAHPAVRTRYFALSQALLAGASGQLRNAATTGGNLLQRTRCTYFQDISKPCNKRAPGTGCPAREGVHRDLAVLGHSEHCVATHPSDMAVALAAFDATVHLHSTDGDRSLPVTDFHRLPGDRPQVDTELRTGELVTGVELPPVPAGARSAYRKARDRASFAFALVSVAAVLAVEDGRVRHAALAFGGLAHRPWRAHRAEERLAGALVSRETFVRAAEAELVAARPLRDNAFKVRLARNLAVDVLSGLAAGTDGTGEPS is encoded by the coding sequence GTGAAGCCCTTCGCCTATGTCCGACCCGGCACGGCCGCGGAGGCCGTCGCCGCGTTCGCCGCGCACACGGGGGCGCAGTACCTCGCGGGCGGCACGAACCTCGTCGACCTGATGAAGCTGGGGGTCGCGACGCCCGACGTGCTCATCGACGTGAGCCGGCTGCCGCTCGACACGGTGGAGGGCGTACCGGGAGGCGGTCTCCTCATCGGCGCCGCCGTGCGCAACAGCGATCTGGCGGCGCATCCGGCGGTCCGGACGCGCTACTTCGCGCTGTCGCAGGCGCTGCTCGCCGGGGCCTCGGGGCAGTTGCGCAACGCGGCGACGACCGGGGGGAACCTGCTCCAGCGCACCCGCTGCACGTACTTCCAGGACATCTCCAAGCCCTGCAACAAGCGCGCGCCGGGCACCGGCTGCCCCGCCAGGGAAGGGGTCCACCGCGACCTCGCCGTGCTGGGCCACTCCGAGCACTGTGTCGCCACCCATCCCTCGGACATGGCCGTGGCACTCGCCGCGTTCGACGCCACGGTCCATCTGCACTCGACGGACGGGGACCGGTCGCTGCCGGTCACCGACTTCCACCGGCTGCCCGGGGACCGTCCCCAGGTGGACACCGAGCTCCGTACGGGTGAGCTGGTCACCGGTGTGGAGCTGCCGCCGGTGCCGGCCGGCGCGCGGTCGGCCTACCGCAAGGCCCGCGACCGTGCGTCGTTCGCCTTCGCCCTCGTCTCCGTCGCCGCGGTCCTCGCGGTCGAGGACGGGCGGGTCCGGCACGCGGCGCTGGCCTTCGGCGGCCTCGCCCACCGGCCGTGGCGCGCGCACCGGGCGGAGGAGCGGCTCGCCGGCGCCCTCGTGAGCCGGGAGACCTTCGTCCGGGCGGCGGAGGCGGAGCTGGTGGCGGCGCGGCCGCTGCGGGACAACGCGTTCAAGGTGCGGCTCGCCCGCAATCTCGCGGTCGACGTGCTCAGCGGACTGGCCGCCGGAACCGACGGCACCGGGGAGCCGTCATGA